In Boudabousia tangfeifanii, the DNA window TTTCCTCATCCAAGGTTTGACCGCTAGGGTCGGCCTTTAAACATTCACGCATGCTCTGGGCAACGATCGCGTATCCGGCCCGGTCAACTGCTTTTCCGACCGCGGCGATCTGGGTGACAACTTCTTCACAAGAGCGGCCTTCTTCGATCATGCGAATAACCGCTTGGAGTTGACCGTTTGCCCGTTTGAGCCGCATCAAGGCTGGCTTAACTTCTTGCGGATCTAAGTTCATTTCGTTTCTTTCCATCAAGTTCTACCACCTAAACTCAAGCGGATACTGAAACCGCACAGTCTTGTTAGTAGAAATAAGACTGGGCTCACGATTGCTCGCGAGCCCAGCCCATTTATCGGCTTGGAGGCAACCCGCACGTTGGTTCCCTTCCGACTTTCCGGTTACGGTCCCCTACTTTATTTACCCGCACAGTAGTTCAGGAACACCAGTTAACCGGAAGCTATCGATTCCCCTTTTTAAGGGTTTATCTCAACGTCCAAAGAGACGGGAGAAGAGGCCACCATTCTGGCTGCTCTCACCGTTTTTCTTAGCATCCTTGTCGCAGGTGCAACGCTGGCTGACCGGCACATTCTTAAAAACCTGGTCAACATGCTGGCCACAGCCAGCCCAAGTGGTCTTACCACACTTCTTGCAAGTTACCGGACGGCACATATTAGATCTCCTAGTTTGCGCTTACACTTTGCTACTTACCAACCGAAGGCAACTTTCCAAACTGGTGAAGATTTATTTTGCCTTGGTCAATAACCACTAACAACATATACCCCCTAGGGTATAAGCGCAAGAGGTAATGATTCTCAATAAGACTGCAACCGCAACGAAAAGTAAGCGTCCCCACTCCTAAAAACAACCTAGATGGATAATCTAACTAGGTTTTGATAAAATCTAGTTATGGGTAAGCAACAACCATCCGTTTCTTTTCCGACTGAGTGGCTGCGAGGCATGACGTCCTTGGCGGTTTTAGCGGTTTTAGCTAGCGGTCCGTCTTATGGTTACGCCATTTCGACGGCTTTGGCGCAGGCCGGCCTCGGGCAGATTAAGGGCGGAACTTTATATCCAATTTTGACTCGTTTGGAAGCAGACGGGTTCCTAGCTTCCACTTGGGAGCATGGCCCAAGTGGCCCTGGACGCAAGATTTTTTCGCTCACCGAGCTAGGAGAATCACATTTGCGTGATTTGCAATCCCAGTGGCGGATCTTCGCCACAAACCTGGACCAGCTCATTACTCAAGGAGGCGACAGTGAGCAA includes these proteins:
- a CDS encoding metal-sensitive transcriptional regulator; translated protein: MERNEMNLDPQEVKPALMRLKRANGQLQAVIRMIEEGRSCEEVVTQIAAVGKAVDRAGYAIVAQSMRECLKADPSGQTLDEEKLEKMFLSLS
- a CDS encoding PadR family transcriptional regulator, producing MGKQQPSVSFPTEWLRGMTSLAVLAVLASGPSYGYAISTALAQAGLGQIKGGTLYPILTRLEADGFLASTWEHGPSGPGRKIFSLTELGESHLRDLQSQWRIFATNLDQLITQGGDSEQAKEA